In Nitratiruptor sp. YY09-18, a single window of DNA contains:
- a CDS encoding calcium:proton antiporter, with translation MQSDSSSLRDYFDDYWDIGLGFLCALLAYYAHATHHIYLTTLFAAISIVAFSVTVSEVAEILAERLGEPYGSFVLTFSAVAVEIILLYMILTAGGTEVSANTLDTVKSGIISAVIVDMNVLLGLAVFIGGLTFAEQEHNEDTSSTYTTILFVSSIALLVPSLLIYTPDGSDKLLRASIIISIMLFTYYLIIYVFQTKTHSHFFKSTARSRILRLKKKKQLQEDEEHEDDYIFEKFPNWANLLVVFGLIFLVGVMAEIFAHDSQHVFEAFGINAGLAGLIIAIISVSPELITAIKAAKNDQIQRVVNIAMGASTVSILVTVPVLMGLAYFNHIPFTLDFNALQIGALLLTVILAWKTTDNGETNYIEGVSHLMFFTCFAVIAALY, from the coding sequence TTGCAAAGTGATTCATCTTCGTTACGCGACTATTTTGATGACTATTGGGATATAGGTTTAGGATTTCTTTGTGCACTCTTAGCTTACTATGCACATGCTACACACCATATTTACCTTACCACTCTCTTCGCTGCTATTTCGATAGTGGCTTTTTCTGTTACAGTCAGTGAAGTTGCTGAGATTTTAGCTGAGCGACTCGGTGAACCATATGGAAGTTTTGTGCTTACCTTTAGTGCAGTTGCAGTGGAGATCATATTGCTCTATATGATCCTTACAGCAGGTGGTACAGAGGTATCTGCTAATACTTTAGATACAGTAAAAAGTGGTATTATCTCTGCAGTTATTGTGGATATGAACGTACTTTTGGGACTTGCTGTCTTTATAGGTGGGCTTACATTTGCTGAGCAAGAGCACAATGAGGATACATCCAGTACATATACTACTATTCTCTTTGTCTCCTCTATCGCCCTACTTGTACCAAGTCTTTTGATCTATACACCAGATGGAAGCGATAAACTGCTGCGAGCTAGTATCATTATCTCGATCATGCTTTTTACCTACTATCTCATTATCTACGTTTTTCAGACTAAAACCCACTCTCACTTTTTCAAGTCAACTGCAAGAAGCAGAATTCTACGCCTCAAAAAGAAAAAGCAGCTCCAAGAGGATGAAGAGCATGAGGATGATTATATATTTGAAAAATTCCCAAACTGGGCAAATCTTTTGGTGGTATTCGGATTGATTTTTTTAGTAGGTGTAATGGCTGAGATTTTCGCACACGATTCGCAGCATGTTTTCGAAGCTTTTGGTATCAATGCAGGCCTTGCAGGTCTCATCATCGCTATTATTAGCGTCTCGCCTGAGCTCATTACTGCCATCAAAGCTGCCAAAAACGATCAGATCCAACGCGTTGTCAATATTGCAATGGGAGCAAGTACTGTATCGATCCTTGTGACAGTGCCTGTGCTTATGGGACTTGCATACTTCAACCACATCCCCTTTACACTCGATTTTAACGCTTTACAGATCGGTGCACTCTTGCTTACAGTCATTTTGGCTTGGAAAA